The DNA sequence atgctactaTACTCCAgccaggtgatagagtgagattctgtctcataaataaataaataaaataattctaaattttgcagatttttggccggggctgggtttgaacctgccacctccagcatatggggccagcgccctactccattgagccacaggagccgccaaaaaaaacaacaacaattttttcaatatctttcattagaaagaaatcatgtgaaaaggttattttattaattttcaattaaaggggaaaataaaCTTCTAGTCcactttcaaatatataaaaaaaatgaaaatgattataatactcaatttaaaaaaaggtttaattctgaagaaactatgaacaaaagtTTCTCTGTTAAGTAAATTGTGGTAAATCTATTCAATAGAATGGGTAATTTAGGTACTAAAAATCACATGTATTTTATGTGAGAAAATGCTTACAGATAAATAATTATCTGTAATTATATGCAATATAtcacaaatacataaaatatacacaagGAAACATACTGCTAACTCTGGTTCTCTCTCTGTGGCAAAACTATGCAATTGTACTTGGAATTTTTCTGTTATTCTCTTTGGTATTTTTCAAAGCTTCCAtaaaaaaggtatttaaaaatagatctaatGATAAGTATAATATGTGAAAGTAATAATTACAAAAAGATTCAAGATCTAgattatatgttatataaaatacaGTTGACCCTCCATATCCACACTATATGTTACATAAAATACAGTTGACCCTCGATATCCACAGGTTCCACATCTGCAGATTCAACtgcagattgaaaatattcaggaaaaaacaataaaaagtaacaatacaaaaaataatttaagatataatactatgccattttatttaagaaacttgagcatctgtggatttttgtTATCTGTGGAGCATAGGGGTAGAAGGGGTCTTGGAATCAATCCCCCACAAATACTGTGGGACAAGTGTATGTAATACATATTGTTGGAATGATATACAATCAAGATGATTCAGCACCGTTTATAACAGCATCATAGTGGAAACAAAAATCTATCAAAAGTTACACAAAAAATCAACTGTACTTTTATAAATTAGCTGCAATcagttggaaaataaaattttctagaatTCTATTTATAATTATCATGAAAAACATAAGATACttggaaataaatttaacataaaatgtaAGACCTCCTTGCTGAAAACTACAAATATTCTTgagattaaagaattaaataagtaGAGAAATAAACCACATTCATAGATTAGAAGACTaaatatggaaatgcaaaggacctaaaatatccaaagcaatcttaaaaaaaaaaaaaaaaatctagggcggcgcctgtggctcaaggagtagggcgccggtcccatatgccagaggtggcgggttcaaacccagccccggccaaaaaaaaaaaaaaatctagacaatTTGATTATCTGATTTTAAGGCTTACTTAAGATGGTGGTATTAGCATAATGTTCATCAacagatcagtggaacagaaaagaaaaaaagtactcaGAAGTAGACACATTTAAATAGCATTGTGATTTTTCAACAAAGGTACAAAGCAATCTGATGGGGAAAGTTAACTCCTTTTATCATATGACAGAATAAATGGATATCCTTATGAAAAAAACACCTGACCCTTCTGCAgatcatatataaaaaatatagatcacagacctaaatgtaaaagctaaaccCCCAAGGTTAGTATCTAGAATGCACAATGaacttttacaaatggaaaacaacaaaaaagtaatatCTTACTACTGGGATTATTGTTCCCAGATCCCTGGGAGGATTCTACTTTACTGTCCTTTTATATCAATGTTGTTCatatgacttgctctggccaGTGAATTTTAAGTAGAAATAAAGCATGACATTTCTGAAAGCCAACATGTGATTCTATCACTGGtctttttcttattaccatttaAGACCCAGGAAGGAACTTCTCTGTCAGTATAGGTCCCAGAATGAAATGACAAAGAACAAATACAAAGCAGATCTCTGCAGTTGACATGTtaagtgaatgaaaaataaatgtttgttattattaGTGACTTAAATTTTGTGATCATTTGTTTCTATAACTTAGTCTCAACTGATACAGCAATAAGTAAGCAATTCACAGAAAAGTAAACCCAAAAAACCTATAAACGGAAGCTAAACAGTTAAACTTTATTGTTATCATATAAATCCAGAAGATAATCCAGAACTCTTATATATTTAAACTACACCAAAGTCCTAAGCTCCTCCTGTGTTTACACTGTCATTCTTAGCATGCAGTTTCTACCTAGTTGGTGATAAAATGGCAGCTATATCTCCAGACTACATTCCAAACTTGGTATGTCTCATCCTTTCATCTTTGTCTTAAATACCATGTCCTCAGAGACATTTTCCTTGAATATCTTTtctaaataagtttttttttgctgttatagAAAATGAGTTAAGTAGAAATTTTATTTCCAAGCTCTTCAAAGAttattacaaacacaaataatgtatcCTTCTAAAAGTGTTACAATTAAATCAAAGGCACATCATAAAGTACTGGTGTCATGAATTCTTTTAAGttgtaatattttcaaattaagttatttttaaccACTTACAAAGTTCTGTAGGtcacattttaaatgtgtttaaagacatgaaataatgtaaaattttttttcacatacaATTACAAAGTAGACGAACATAAGAATACAAAGGCTGATTCTGCTTCTTAGGGGCAAACTAAAACACAATATTCATCTTTCCAAACAAGTTTGCTAAGAAACAGCTCTCATGTTtagtgttaaaaataaaacaatcttctcATTTAGAAAAATCAAGACATCTTTTGATTTGTAAAGCCTGTTCTTCTCCCCCAACTGTAACTTTCTTGTTCATTCAGAAATTGTAAATTTATGAGAAACAAGTAAATTTTCTTATGGTATAAAAATCCTTGTCAGGAAAAACAAttacaaatatttgattttttttaacaaacaaaaatgttttcctttctaaaatgaaaacatcCAGTAAATAAAATAGACCTAATATTCCAGGCATAGCAATAGCAGTAATTCACTTATGAAAGATGTGTGTTTGGTATATCTGGAGGTAAGGTTTTGTCTTAAGTATAAAGTACTTTACAAAAAAATTCAGGCCATTATTATTTAAAACTCCACTCCTTcactcagtttctttatttgtagtAGAAACTCATCAATTCCTGTGGGATTTTGACTATGGGACCCAGCCACTGGAAAGGACTAAAATATCTAAAAGTCATTGGCTGGGGAAAGTGTTTTCTTGAGACTTGGAGGCAGTCATTCATCACTTTGTACTTGAAGGCATTCCTCAGAGAACTTCTTCCCTAGACTCTTCAGAGTAAAGCACAGGATCTGGGCTCCCAGAAGGGTTTGCTTCCAGCTGGAACGCCCACCAGCAGGGCATCCTTGCAGGCATTCTTCATGTAGTACTGCTGAAGCTCTGCGGTCGCCTGAGACACCTTGATGCGCTCCATGCTGGCTTCCAGCTTGAACTGCTCCACCAGGTGCTGCAGGGCACTCACGCTGGCCCCGGAGGACATGGCAGcctctaaataaatttttaatctaGCCCTCACATTACTCTCTATCATTTAATCCATGTAAATTTGACTTATTTATATGCTTACTGTTTGGCCACCCCACTAGATTATAAACTTGCTAAGGACAGAGGCCATGActgttttattccatggtagaaAGCCAGCAGCTAACATTGTGGTGCATTTaaaaagctcaataaatatttacaaatctattttttaaatgtataacttAGGTCTTCTCTCTGCCACAaaccctttccctcctcctaGAAAAATCACTACCCTTAAATtcgtttttaaaaaatgctgaataAACTAAGACAGCCTCtacagaaagtaaagaaaatcctcaaaaagctaaaagcagACATTCCGTTTGATCCCgcaatctcactactaggtatttgccaagaaatagaaaaatcattgcagctcaattcacagtcgcCAAGATGTacaatcaacccaagtgcccatcaatccatgaatggattaataaactatggtgtatatataatatggaatactattcagccataaaaagatggagactttacatcttttgtagtaacctggaCAGTGTTGaacaatattcttcttagtaaagtatcatgagaatggcaaagtatccaatgtactcaatgctaatatgaaaccagtagaacaaactacatgcccacatgagaggaaaaacacaattaaattgtGTTTAATTTAGTTACACAACACaagaggagaggggatgggtaagcagtcacctaatgagcacaatgtaagggaaTATGGCAaatcctgggtgaagagctcaactgcaacttggactttacctaacaaacgcaaagtAACCttatcatttgtaccctcatattaatctgaagtaaaaataaatactgcaAAATAAGCTAGGTGTTCATTACTAGGATAGACCATATAAACGACGGTTAatcacacaatgaaatactatgcagtAGATAAAAGATACCCAAAAAGTTTTACATGTTCGTTAACGAAAGGAATTGTCTATTTGCACAAATTATACACTTgtaagtaaaaatatttctttgtaactCCCATAGATAAATGCAACATCAaattactgagctcaagtgatccttacacttcagcctcacaagtagctgggactacaggcctacaccactatgcccagctaatttttgtattttctgtagagacaggatgTTACTATGCTGTCCAGGTTAGATTCAAACACCtggactcttgcctcagcctccaaagtgctgggattatatgtaCGGAGCCCCGGAGCTCAGCCTCTCTCATCtatcaggtttcttttttttcttttctttgagacagagtctcaccatgttgccctgggtagagtaccgtggcatcacagctcacagcaaccacaaactcttgggcttaagcgattctcttgcctcaggatcccaagtagctgggactacaggtgcccaccacaatgcctggctatttttttgttgtagttgtcatgattcagcaggcctgggccagattcaaacccaccagtccctgtgtatgtggccggggccctaaccactgagctaagggtgctaAGCTGTCTATTAGGTTTCTTAAAACATGTTCTAAGGAAGACGAGAAACataaactttacctcttttaacAAAGTATCACTAATCTTTATTTAAACAAAGTTTCTAAAAATGACTGCATAGATTGAACTATGTAAACCAGGGGTCTCAAACTATGGCCTACGGGCACAGGCGATGTGACTGTAttcattctcattttgtttttttacttcaaaataagatatgtgcagtgtgcataggaatttgttcatagtttttttttaaactgtagtctggaCCTCCATctgtctgaggaacagtgaactgccccctgtttaaaaactttgaggacccctgataaacacaaaaagtataaagaacaaaACTCTAATCAATGGATTAACTGtgctcttctttagagaaaggcAATTTACAGGTTTGATATTACACTTGTTAGATATTGttgctaaagaaaatatttaacaacagAGCTTAAGAATACATGTGTAAAAGTGGATTTTAAAAAAGCCCAAAGGTCTAGATTAATTAGGAGATGAACACAGGACAATCTAGTCCTATGGTTTACACATATATACTTTCTGTTATTTCATTCTCATACAATCTCACCTGCATTTTACAACAGAGAAACAGACTTTGGGAGTTTACTCATTTTGAGGccttatagcagtggttctcaaccttcctaatgccgcggccctttaatatagttcctgtgggtcatgacccacaggttgagaaaccaCTGCCTTATGGAATATTGAGAAAATTCTCAGTTTGAATCCtagctctaccacttactaggTTATAAGCTACTTAAAATCTTTGAGTCTAACATGTAAAAGTAGATAATTAGGCAAGCTTCCCTTCTGGGATATTATAAAACAAGGGTATACATACAATGTTTGTTAAATAGTATGTACCTAGTATAATGTAGCTATCATCACTGTGATTACTAATTAAGTTGTCCAAAATCACACGGCTGTATCTATTTCCaaactcttctttctttaaaaaatatttaataaaactatatatagTATCAACATtggaaaatatatagaaaagcataaagaagaaaataaaaagatcattgTAATCCCTAAATGCTAAATTAGTCACTGTTAACATATtgatattgggcggcacctgtggctcagtcggtaaggcgctggccccatatgccgagggtggcgggttcaaacccggccccggccaaactgcaaccaaaaaaaaatagccgggcgttgtggtgggcgcctgtagtcccagctacttgggaggcttgaggcaagagaatcgcttaagcccatgagttggaggttgctgtgagctgtgtgaggccacggcactctaccaagggccataaagtgagactctgtctctacaaaaaaaaaaaaaaacatattgatattttctgcttcttttcccTTACATTGTACATACGTATACGGCCTTCTTTTTTATTGCAGAACTGGATCGTGCTGTACAATAAAgttggaatcttttcttttgtacttAACTATCTTGAGCATTTCTTTATGTAATTAAATATcccttgaatatatttttattttattttagaggaaCAGGGTCTCAtcctgttgcctaggctagagtgtagtggtattACCACAGCTGACTGcaatctcaaacacctgggctccagcaattcttctgccttagccttctgagtaactgggactataggtgtgtaggCACAAGCATAATATAGGCTGATATTCCAGAGAACTTGGGCAGAATGGCCCCAGGCCTCAGTACCCCGTACTCTGCATGCCTATAGTGGCAAGGGGAGGGTTGGAATGCTCAGCAGATTAGATAAGAAACTAGTCTGGGTCTGAAAACCATCTAGATAGCAATCAGCAGTTTAGCAGAAACAGGATTGCAGTAGAGTTAGAAGGCAGTTGACAATTACCCTCAAGCTGTGGCTATCCAGCCTGTGGGCTGTAACCATTCCTCAGTAAGCCCTTAGGATGGAATTGTTTAATCCCTGGTTTAATACTTTACTGTCCTTCAGGCAGTCTTCTTTGATCAAAAGACCACCTGTCTGAGTTATAAGACTgttaagtttttacttttttactttgtatGTACATGCCCCAAAATCCTAATAAAAGGCTCTTGAGATTCTGGTTCCAGGCAGCACCTATCTGCCTCACTACAAGCTGATACAGTGCCTGTCTCTCCAGGTCTCAGCAGAAACTGTGTGTGTGAATTTCTCACTCTggtcctctctctgtctccctgggcagttGGGAAAGTCCCCACTTAGAGAATTCTCAGTCTGCCATGGTGCAGCTCCCTCCCACACTGCAATAGAGGTGTCTGCTGGGCCTCATTCTTGCTCACACTGgttgaatatattttaataataagtaATAATCTAATTCTAATACACAAATAATAATTTAGTTTCTGCTTTACATTTAAGTTGGCTCTAATTTATCACCAAAATGGgtaaacttatatatatatatatatatgtgtgtgtgtgtgtgtatacacacatatatatatatctcagaaCCTATTTCTTACAGGATGCTTTAAGCCATGCAGCGCTATTTTCTCATCAAAGCCCCTACCATTAACATACACATTAACATTCAAGTTCTGATTTGCATCTAAAAGAAAGAGTTAATTAATTTGTTCTTTATACATCTTTAGCTATTAATATTGAATTTTAGCATTAAGAACATTCTATTGCCATAGAAACTAAATATAATTAAGGCTAAGAGCTTCCTCAAGTCTATTGCCTATTCTCAGGGCACAGACCTAGTCCAAGACTAGAAACTCTCCAACATCAGAAAAAGAACCTGAATTCTATGCACCTGACTCAATATTTTTGGATTcacttttatatttcatataccttaatgaaatataaaaggaCAATaggcaactgggcacggtgagtctggggagataagactccagatatctctggctggtggtatctgcctataatcatccctttgaggatacaggcagtcagcaagggacttctggaccccaagaggaggacaaaaacagtgggaaactggcaagtggttgcgtgtgttcgatggacctaatcatgccagcaaccgtaagtacaagcagcagtgagactgcaaaccagaaaggccttacctgtgaaccgttttggtgtttttggacttggcactcagttgaactgccttggggagagcttcagcaggagtgcggagaactttgggcattggctggggccccagacagagccactgagctgggctgcagggagccattgtgtgagagaactgccccagcaagctccaccatcagggtcccagagcaaggatcg is a window from the Nycticebus coucang isolate mNycCou1 chromosome 11, mNycCou1.pri, whole genome shotgun sequence genome containing:
- the LOC128598264 gene encoding guanine nucleotide-binding protein G(I)/G(S)/G(O) subunit gamma-10-like translates to MSSGASVSALQHLVEQFKLEASMERIKVSQATAELQQYYMKNACKDALLVGVPAGSKPFWEPRSCALL